The Arachis hypogaea cultivar Tifrunner chromosome 14, arahy.Tifrunner.gnm2.J5K5, whole genome shotgun sequence genome has a segment encoding these proteins:
- the LOC114925222 gene encoding uncharacterized protein, with translation MCDWANRIEYSLWTQHCDEGRRFGHMTTNISECVNSILKGVRNLPVCSLVKATYGRLAELFVRKGREAEAQMETGQQFSQHLVKCIEANLKTARCFTVTVYDRDNSEFTVAETTPTGSFSLGTYRVSLASHTCDCGYFQALHFPCPHALVCCAYSRLTWEPYVHQVYRLSSVFNVYQMGFTPPIPEGFWPPYDGPTVIPDPNKRRAREGRPRSTRIRTNMDEADPNRPKRCGLCRQPGHTRRSCPQLGGAEHTRGHD, from the coding sequence atgtgtgacTGGGCTAACCGGATTGAGTATTCCTTGTGGACACAGCATTGTGATGAGGGGCGTAGATTCGgacacatgacgacgaatatatCTGAGTGTGTGAACTCGATCCTCAAGGGTGTCAGAAACCTTCCTGTGTGCTCGCTAGTGAAGGCAACATACGGAAGATTGGCCGAATTATTTGTTCGCAAAGGGAGGGAGGCTGAGGCGCAGATGGAAACCGGACAACAATTTAGTCAGCACTTAGTGAAGTGTatagaggccaacttgaagacggctAGGTGCTTCACGGTTACTGTGTACGACAgggataactccgagttcaccgtCGCAGAGACAACTCCGACTGGTTCTTTCTCACTGGGTACCTACAGAGTCTCGCTTGCATCTCACACATGTGACTGCGGATACTTCCAGgcacttcatttcccgtgtcCCCACGCACTGGTATGCTGTGCCTACTCACGGCTTACATGGGAGCCTTACGTCCACCAGGTGTATCGTCTTAGTTCGGTCTTCAATGTGTATCAGATGGgtttcacacctcccattccggagggtttctggccaccataTGACGGGCCGACTGTCATCCCTGACCCCAATAagaggcgtgcgagagagggtcgTCCCAGGTCCACTCGGATACGGACCaatatggacgaggcagatccgaaCCGGCCAAAGAGATGTGGGCTTTGTCGGCAGCCCGGCCACACACGTCGGAGTTGCCCACAGCTCGGAGGAGCAGAGCACACACGGGGACATGATTAG
- the LOC112743128 gene encoding uncharacterized protein encodes MPGTVAVLRMSPVRVGGQLDESRAYFHRLFWTFPPCIEAFHHCKPLASIDGTHLHNGIKAALEALDGGWLPPSAYRTFCIRHVAANFALTFKGKDARRLLVNAAYAKTEVEFQY; translated from the exons atgcctggtactgttgcAGTGCTAAGAATGAGCCCTGTTCGTGTCGGTGGACAGTTGGACGAGTCTCGAGCTTATTTTCACAGACTATTCTGGACCTTTCCACCATGTATCGAGGCATTCCATCATTGCAAGCCCCTAGCtagtattgacggcacccatct gcataacggcatcaaggccgcCCTTGAGGCTCTTGACGGAGGCTGGTTACCTCCGTCTGCATACCGAAcattctgcattcgacatgtTGCGGCAAATTTCGCCctcaccttcaagggcaaagacgcaaGGAGGCTACTTGTGAATGCGGCGTACGCTAAGACCGAGGTCGAGTTCCAGTACTAG
- the LOC112743983 gene encoding putative disease resistance RPP13-like protein 1, with product MVASIVGDTIAKITERLNSLNIFGKKSTTIAENIKLHLLCIKEEPEDSDAATPRWITDVTDAVIDLWDLLDDLNLPPADASVPPKQSTMATFFSLYKPTPRGLLLKLEQIENRLQRIATDSTKLPVKSNKKLTDSDVQGGEIEFVGRKEAKERWIKRILEPTRVDNGNFPVFAIVGIQGIGKTRFAEHVCNDDSIISKFGSVIWIYGIRDDEFYAESVSNRVNGAIHEFVMKKKMMKLEEKENDSIVMEENLDLGEAVSEENRFLLVLDDFPNENREEWVKLQQKLVEIHGSAGGAILVTTRSYLVVDVISPKFRQRLGELSKEDSWILFEQVVGGKGEEGGPSESDTRDTQMKMVKKCCGVPLAIIRMARMFRSREVKESELDYLEVEFMQEMQLIYHNELPSWHLKQCFAYLSFIFSTSYIVHSEMLIKHWMAEGYLGPVNMCCFASSPQYPQPEDLGLDCIRDFCRRSILDDTDFCSVPYDLMKELSNFVAGKENFHIHMYNNDKTVKETIRRVELTDDFDVSNSRLKSLLSNNKNLRAVSFNMSLLDTWSLRILDEVKLSWSICAFKSLRVLKLSELGMKMLPISIGELKSLRYLNLSRNNMKKLPNSICKLKHLQTLVLSRCHRLRELPHDLNRLKNLRHLEIEECTILHICLR from the coding sequence ATGGTTGCGAGCATTGTTGGCGATACAATCGCTAAAATCACAGAGAGGTTGAACTCTCTCAATATTTTTGGCAAAAAGAGCACCACCATCGCTGAGAATATCAAACTTCATCTGTTATGCATCAAGGAGGAGCCAGAGGACAGTGATGCTGCAACACCTCGATGGATTACTGATGTCACGGATGCCGTCATCGATTTGTGGGACTTGTTGGACGATCTAAATCTTCCTCCAGCTGATGCCAGTGTGCCTCCAAAACAGAGCACCATGGCAACATTCTTCTCTCTTTACAAGCCTACACCTCGTGGCCTACTTCTTAAACTCGAGCAAATTGAGAATCGACTACAACGCATTGCAACCGACTCAACCAAGCTTCCTGTGAAGAGCAACAAAAAGCTAACGGACTCGGATGTGCAGGGTGGAGAAATAGAGTTTGTCGGGAGAAAAGAAGCTAAGGAAAGATGGATAAAGAGGATCTTGGAACCGACAAGAGTGGATAATGGCAATTTTCCAGTCTTTGCCATTGTAGGGATTCAAGGGATAGGGAAGACGAGATTTGCTGAACATGTTTGTAACGATGACAGTATTATAAGTAAGTTTGGTTCGGTGATTTGGATTTACGGCATCCGTGATGATGAGTTCTATGCCGAGTCTGTTTCGAACCGTGTGAATGGGGCGATTCATGAATTcgtaatgaagaagaagatgatgaaactGGAAGAGAAGGAGAATGACTCTATTGTCATGGAGGAAAATCTTGATCTTGGAGAAGCCGTGAGCGAGGAGAACAGATTTCTTCTTGTGCTGGATGACTTTCCAAATGAGAACCGTGAGGAATGGGTCAAGTTGCAGCAGAAACTGGTGGAGATACATGGTTCAGCTGGAGGTGCAATCCTTGTAACTACACGTAGTTATCTTGTAGTCGATGTTATTAGCCCAAAATTTCGGCAAAGACTAGGAGAGCTGAGCAAAGAAGATTCATGGATTCTATTTGAGCAAGTTGTAggaggaaaaggagaagaaggaggTCCAAGTGAGTCAGATACCAGAGACACACAAATGAAGATGGTAAAAAAGTGCTGTGGTGTCCCCTTAGCGATAATAAGAATGGCTAGAATGTTCAGGTCTCGTGAGGTTAAAGAATCAGAGTTAGACTATTTAGAGGTGGAATTTATGCAGGAGATGCAGTTGATATATCACAACGAGCTCCCCTCTTGGCATCTAAAGCAATGTTTTGCTTATTTATCGTTTATATTCTCTACGTCATATATAGTTCATTCTGAGATGTTAATTAAGCATTGGATGGCGGAGGGATATCTTGGACCTGTGAATATGTGTTGTTTTGCTTCTTCTCCTCAATACCCACAACCAGAAGATTTGGGTCTCGACTGTATACGAGATTTTTGCCGCAGGTCAATCTTAGATGACACCGACTTCTGCTCTGTGCCTTATGATCTAATGAAAGAACTATCAAACTTTGTGGCTGGCAAGGAGAACTTCCATATCCACATGTACAATAATGACAAGACTGTCAAGGAAACAATCCGCCGAGTGGAGCTGACTGATGACTTTGATGTTTCAAATAGTAGACTCAAATCACTCCTTTCTAACAACAAAAACCTGCGTGCAGTCTCCTTCAACATGTCCCTTCTCGATACGTGGTCATTGCGGATTCTAGACGAGGTGAAGTTAAGTTGGTCTATTTGTGCGTTCAAGAGCTTGCGTGTGTTGAAACTATCAGAGCTGGGTATGAAGATGTTACCCATTTCAATTGGGGAGTTGAAGAGTTTAAGATACCTTAATCTATCACGCAACAACATGAAGAAGCTTCCCAATTCCATTTGTAAGTTGAAGCATTTGCAGACGTTAGTATTGTCTCGTTGTCACAGGCTCAGAGAGTTGCCCCATGATTTGAATCGTTTGAAGAATCTTAGGCACCTGGAGATAGAGGAATGTACCATCTTACACATATGCCTAAGATGA